GCACGGCGTCGAACTCGGCGCGGAGGAACAGCATCCCGTCGGGCTTCATCCGCCAGAGCACCGCGTCGACGCAGGCGAGCAGGCAGTCGGTGAACAGCGCCGTGGTGTTCTGGTACGGGCTCTGCGCGAGCACGAGCTTCTCGTGCGAGGTGAGGTGCTGCTGCACGTAGGCGACCGGGCTCGGCGTCGCGAGCAGCAGGAGGCGGCGGACGCCCCGCGGGTGCTCGCGCGCCTGGTCCTCGGCGGTCGCCAGCAGGCGGATCGACACCGAGTCGCCGTCGTCGATGAGCGCCGGGTAGGCGCGGATGGTGTTGCCGCCCTGCCGGGTGTCGGTCGTGCGGGGGAGCTCGGGCATGTCCCAGGTCTTCAGGCCCCGGCGCTCGAGCGCGTCGGGCACGCGCGCCTCGACGACGCGGGCGACCTCGTCGCGGACCCGGCCGCGCAGGCGCTCGGCCAGCGGCGCGAGCTCCTTGCCGGCGGCGAGGGTCCGCCCGCGCTCGTCCGCGATCGCGAAGGTCACCCGGAGGTGCGTGGGGATCCGCTCGAGGTCGAAGTCGGAGGCCTTCACCACGACGCCCGCCTCGCGCTGGATGGCGGCGGCGAGGGTCGCGGCGAACGACTCCGTCGGAGGGTTCGGGACGTCGTGGGGGAGCGCGGCCGTCAGCCGGCGGGCCCAGTCGTTCGCCGGGACGACGTTGCGGCGCAGGTGCTTGGGCAGCGCCTTGATCATGGCGGCCACCAGCTCGTCGCGGAGCCCGGGGACCAGCCAGTCGAAGCCCAGCGGCGAGACGCGGGGCAGGAGGGCGAGGGGCACGTGCACCGTGACGCCGTCCTCCTCGGTGCCCGGCTCGAACCGGTACGAGAGGCGCAGGCGCTGGTCGGCCTGGCGCCACTGGGTCGGGAACGCGGTCTCGTCGATCTCCTCCGCGTCCTCGGGCAGCAGGGTCTGCTGGGTCATCGTCAGCAGGTCGGGCTCGTCGTGCTGCGCCGTCCGCCACCAGGAGTCGAACGAGCGCACCGAGTGGATGTCGCGGGGGAGGCGGCGGTCGTAGAAGTCGAAGACGGCCTCGTCGTCGACGAGGAGGTCGCGGCGCCGGGTGCGCTCCTCGAGCCGTTCGAGCTCGGCGCGCAGGGCGCGGTTCTTGCGGTCGAACGCGTGACGCGACTCCCACTCGCCCTCCACCAGGGCGTGCCGGATGAACAGCTCGCGGGCGTAGGAGGGGTCGATCCGCGAGAACTGCACGCGCCGGCGGGCGATGATCGGCACCCCGAAGAGGGTGACCTTCTCGTACGCGACGGCGGCGCCCTGCGACTTCTCCCAGTGCGGCTCGCTGAACTGCCGCTTCACGAGGTCGCCCGCGATCGCCTCCGCCCACGCCGGATCGATCGCGGCGTTGGAGCGCGCGAACAGGCGACTGGTCTCGACCAGCTCGGCGCTCATCACGGCATCGGGCAGCTTCTTGGCGAGCGCGCTGCCCGGGAAGATCGAGAACTTGGCGTTGCGCGCGCCGACGTACTGCACACTCTGGCGCTCGCGGCTCTTCGCGGCACGCTGAGCCTGCTGCGAGGTGGTGTCCTTGATGCCGAGGTGCGAGAGCAGCCCCGCGAGCAGCGAGCGGTGGATCCCGTCGGGGTCGACCCTGGGCTCGCCGATCTCGAGCTTCAGCGGCCGGGCGAGCTGGCGCAGCTGCCGGAACACGTCCTGCCACTCGCGCACGCGCAGGTAGTTGAGGTACTCGGCCTTGCAGAGCCGGCGGAACGCGCTGGAGGAGAGCTCCTGCTGCTTCTCCTCCAGGTGGTTCCAGAGGTTCAGCAGGGTGAGGAAGTCGCTGGTCGGGTCGACGAAGCGCGCGTGCTGCTGGTCGGCCTGCGCGCGGCGCTCGAGGGGGCGCTCGCGGACGTCCTGGATCGTCAGCCCCGCGACGATCGCCATCACCTCGCGGCTGACGCCGTGCTTGCGCGACTCGATCACCATCCGCCCGAAGCGCGGGTCGATCGGCAGCCGCGCGAGGTCGCGGCCGATGCGGGTCAGCTGCGGCGCCGCGGGCGCGGTGCGCGTGCTCGACTCGCCCTGGGCGCGGATCGCGCCGAGCTCGGTGAGAAGGTCGAGGCCGTCCTTGATGCCTCGCGAGTCCGGAGGCGTCAGGAACGGGAAGGAGGCGATGTCGCCGAGCCCGAGCGAGATCATCTGCAGGATGACCGCGGCCAGACCCGTGCGGAGGATCTCGGGATCGGTGTACTCCGGGCGGCGGAGGTAGTCCTCCTCCGAGTACAGCCGGATCGCGATGCCCGCGCTGGTGCGGCCCGAGCGGCCGGACCGCTGGTTCGCCGACGCCTGCGAGACCGCCTCGATGGGGAGGCGCTGCACCTTGGAGCGCGCGCTGTAGCGCGAGATGCGGGCCGTGCCTCCGTCGATCACGTAGCGGATGCCGGGCACCGTGAGGCTCGTCTCGGCGACGTTCGTGGCCAGCACGACGCGCCGGCGGACGCCCGGGGTGCGCGAGCGCTCGAAGACGCGGTGCTGGTCGGCGGCCGACAGCCGGCCGTAGAGGGGGAGGACCTCGGTGCCCGGCAGGTTCCGGCCGCGGATCGCGTCCTCCGCGTCGCGGATCTCGTTCTCGCCCGAGAGGAAGACGAGCACGTCGCCCGCGTCCTCGCGGGCCAGTTCGGCGAGGGCATCGGCGATGCCCGTCATCAGATCGCGGCTGCCCGCGGTCGCGTCGGGAGTGTCGGTGTCGTCGTCCTCCTCCGGCTCCTCGGCCACCAGGGGGCGGTAGCGGATCTCGACGGGGTAGGTGCGGCCGGAGACCTCGATGACCGGAGCCGGCTTCCCCTCCGCATCGGCGAAGTGCTTCGCGAAGCTCGCGGGGTCGATCGTCGCCGAGGTGATCACGAGCTTCAGCTCCGGCCGCTGCGGCAGCAGGCGGTGCAGGTAGCCGAGCAGGAAGTCGATGTTGAGGCTGCGCTCGTGCGCCTCGTCGATGATGATCGCGTCGTACCGGCTGAGCATCCGGTCGTGGTTCATCTCGTTGAGCAGGATGCCGTCGGTCATCAGCTTGATCCGCGTCGAGGCGCTCGCCTTGTCGGTGAAGCGGACCTGGTAGCCCACGATCCCGCCGACCTCGTCGTCGAGCTCCTCCGCGATGCGCTCGGCGATCGTGCGCGCGGCGATGCGGCGCGGCTGCGTGTGAGCGATGCTGCCGAGGCCGAGCTCGAGCAGGATCTTGGGCAGCTGCGTCGTCTTGCCCGATCCGGTCGCTCCGGCGACGATCACGACCTGGTTGTCGCGGATCGCTGCCGCGATGTCGTCGCGTCGCGCCGACACGGGCAGTTCGGGCGGATAGCGGATGCTGAGGACGTCTGACATGAGCCCTCCATCCTACGGCCGCGTGCGAGAATGCTCCGGCCCACGATCAGAACGGACGACCCGCATGAACCCGCAGTCCCTGCTCGTGGTGCTCAACATCGTGCTGCTGCTGTTCGCGATCTCGGGAGTGCTCTCGAACCAGCGGCTGTCGAAGGTCGCGAAGGTGTCGTGGGTCGCGTTCATCGTGATCGCGCCGTTCCTCGGCAGCATCGCCTACCTCGTGCTCGGGAGGCGCGGCGGGCGCGGCGCGGGCGGCGGGGCCTCCGCGGGCCCGAGCCGCCCCAGCGGCTGGTTCTTCGAGCGCTGATCCACCCCTGTCTCAGGAGAGAACCGTGTCCCGCACTCCTCGCCCCTGGCTGATGCTCTCGCTCGGCGTCGGCGCCCAGGCCGCCACCACCGTCTTCGTCTCGGTGCCGCCGTTCCTGATCCCGCTGCTGCACACCGAGTACGGCTACTCGCTGGCGCAGGCGGGGCTGCTCGCCTCCGCGCCCAACGTCGGTCTGGTGCTGACCCTGGTCGCGTGGGGAGCGCTGGCCGACCGGTACGGCGAGCGCCTGGTGATCGCGATCGGAGTCGGCGCCACCGCGCTCGCGGCCGTCGCGGCGATGCTCACGGGCGATCTGATCGCGCTCGGTGCGTTCCTCCTGCTCGGAGGGATGGCCTCGGGCAGCGTCAACGCGGCCAGCGGGCGCGTGGTGATCGGCTGGTTCCCCCGCCACCGCCGCGGGCTGGCGATGGGCATCCGGCAGATGAGCCAGCCGCTCGGCGTGGCGGTCGCCTCGCT
The genomic region above belongs to Rathayibacter sp. VKM Ac-2759 and contains:
- the hrpA gene encoding ATP-dependent RNA helicase HrpA, which produces MSDVLSIRYPPELPVSARRDDIAAAIRDNQVVIVAGATGSGKTTQLPKILLELGLGSIAHTQPRRIAARTIAERIAEELDDEVGGIVGYQVRFTDKASASTRIKLMTDGILLNEMNHDRMLSRYDAIIIDEAHERSLNIDFLLGYLHRLLPQRPELKLVITSATIDPASFAKHFADAEGKPAPVIEVSGRTYPVEIRYRPLVAEEPEEDDDTDTPDATAGSRDLMTGIADALAELAREDAGDVLVFLSGENEIRDAEDAIRGRNLPGTEVLPLYGRLSAADQHRVFERSRTPGVRRRVVLATNVAETSLTVPGIRYVIDGGTARISRYSARSKVQRLPIEAVSQASANQRSGRSGRTSAGIAIRLYSEEDYLRRPEYTDPEILRTGLAAVILQMISLGLGDIASFPFLTPPDSRGIKDGLDLLTELGAIRAQGESSTRTAPAAPQLTRIGRDLARLPIDPRFGRMVIESRKHGVSREVMAIVAGLTIQDVRERPLERRAQADQQHARFVDPTSDFLTLLNLWNHLEEKQQELSSSAFRRLCKAEYLNYLRVREWQDVFRQLRQLARPLKLEIGEPRVDPDGIHRSLLAGLLSHLGIKDTTSQQAQRAAKSRERQSVQYVGARNAKFSIFPGSALAKKLPDAVMSAELVETSRLFARSNAAIDPAWAEAIAGDLVKRQFSEPHWEKSQGAAVAYEKVTLFGVPIIARRRVQFSRIDPSYARELFIRHALVEGEWESRHAFDRKNRALRAELERLEERTRRRDLLVDDEAVFDFYDRRLPRDIHSVRSFDSWWRTAQHDEPDLLTMTQQTLLPEDAEEIDETAFPTQWRQADQRLRLSYRFEPGTEEDGVTVHVPLALLPRVSPLGFDWLVPGLRDELVAAMIKALPKHLRRNVVPANDWARRLTAALPHDVPNPPTESFAATLAAAIQREAGVVVKASDFDLERIPTHLRVTFAIADERGRTLAAGKELAPLAERLRGRVRDEVARVVEARVPDALERRGLKTWDMPELPRTTDTRQGGNTIRAYPALIDDGDSVSIRLLATAEDQAREHPRGVRRLLLLATPSPVAYVQQHLTSHEKLVLAQSPYQNTTALFTDCLLACVDAVLWRMKPDGMLFLRAEFDAVRDRVSASVMDSMFETVKTVTTILTTARGVEKALKASSSMALLPALTDAREQLSGLVYPGFVSATGVERLRHLPRYLAAITERFGKIGENVGRDRVWLNEVQAAQELYRMAGGVRPLPPHAPENLARARWMIEELRVSFFAQGLGTAESVSLQRIRKVLAG
- a CDS encoding PLDc N-terminal domain-containing protein, coding for MNPQSLLVVLNIVLLLFAISGVLSNQRLSKVAKVSWVAFIVIAPFLGSIAYLVLGRRGGRGAGGGASAGPSRPSGWFFER